Below is a genomic region from Xylophilus sp. GW821-FHT01B05.
TTGACGAAGACGAAGGCCTGCTTGATGCCGCGCTGGCGCAGGATCTGGTGCAGCGCGCGGCGCTTGTCGTCGTCGCTGACGCTGAAGAAATGCTGCTCGACGGTAGAGGCAGTGGCATTGGAGCGCGCCACCTCGATGGTCACCGGGTCTTGCAGGTAGCTGCTGGCCAGGCGCTTGATCTCGGGCGAGAAGGTGGCCGAGAACAGCAGCGTGGTGCGGGTCTTGGGCAGGTAGGACAGGATGCGCTGCAGGTCCGGCAGGAAGCCGATGTCCAGCATGCGGTCGGCCTCGTCGAGCACCACGTACTCGACCTGGTTGAGCACCGCGTTCTTGGCTTCGATGTGGTCCAGCAGGCGGCCGGGCGTGGCCACCAGCACTTCGACGCCGCGCTTCAACTCAGCGGTCTGCGGCTTCATGTCCATGCCACCGAACACCACTGCGCTGCGCAGGTTGGTGTGCTTGGCGTAGAGCTTGACCTGTTGCGCGACCTGGTCGGCCAGCTCGCGCGTGGGCAGCAGCACCAGCGCCCGCACCGGGTGGCGCGCGGGCGAGGCGGAAGCGTTCTCGTGCTTGAGCAGGCGCTGCAGCAAGGGCAGCGAAAACGCCGCCGTCTTGCCTGTGCCGGTCTGGGCGGCGCCCATCACGTCGCGCCCTTCAAGCACCACTGGAATTGCCTGCGCCTGAATTGGCGTCATGCTTTCGTAGCCCATCTCTGCTACGGCGCGGGCAAGTGGTTCAGCCAGCGCGAGGTTCGAAAAAGAGGTCGTCATGTAGCCCGCTATTGTCGCATTGCCGCAAAAAATGGCAGCAACCACAGCACCTGTAGGTGTTGCGCGGGAGAAACGCTTCTATTTTTATAGCTACAAGCCGGCGTGCAGACTGCGTTTCAGGCACTTTTCTTATAAATTCTTGGCATTGAAGGTGTCGCAGACACGCATGTCACCGCCCTGGTAACCGGCGCCAAACCAGCGCTGGCGCTGGGCGCTGGAGCCGTGGGTGAAGCTGTCCGGGACCACAGCGCGGCCGGCCGAGCGCTGCAGGGTGTCGTCGCCGATCTTCTGCGCGGCGTTCATGGCGGCCTCGATGTCGCCCGGCTCCAGCCAGTGCTTGGACTCTTGCGAGTGGTAGGCCCAGACGCCGGCAAAGCAGTCGGCCTGCAGCTCTACGCGCACGCTCATGGCGTTGTTCTGGGTCTGGCTCAGGCGCTGGCGCATGCCATCGACCTTGGCGGTGATGCCCAGCTCGTCCTGCACGTGGTGGCCAACTTCATGCGCGATCACGTAGGCCTGCGCAAACACGCCCGGTGCGCCGAGCTGGTTCTTGAGCGTGTCGTAGAAGGCCAGGTCGATGTAGACCTTCTTGTCGCCCGGGCAATAGAAAGGCCCCATGGCCGCCTGGCCGGTGCCGCAGGCCGTGGGCGTGGCACCGCGGAACAGCACCAGCCGCGGCGGGTGGTAGGTGGCGCCCTGCGCCTGGAACAGCTGGCCCCAGACCACTTCGGTGTTGCGCAGCACGGTCGAGACAAAAGCCGCCTGCTGGTCGTTCTTGGGCGGCGCATGCGCCGGGCCCTGCTGTTGCTGCACCTGCGGTGCCGGCGAGCCGCCGCTCAGCAGCCCCAGCACCGTCAACGGATTGATGCCAAAGACCCAGCCCGCCAGCAGCGCCACCACCACGGTGCCCACGCCGACACTGCGCCCGCCGATGGGGAAACCGCCGCCACCGCCAAAGCCGCCACCACCGCCCTGGTCGCGGCGGTCTTCCACGTTGTCAGATTGTTCGTTGCCTTCCCAGCGCATGGTCTTCTCCTTCCCGGCGCCTGCGGCCGGTGATGCGCGATGGTAGCCCCGAGGGCGCGGGGCCCGGGAGCGGGTTGCCAACGGTAGCAAATCCCTGACTGATCTACAGTGCTCACCACACCACCATGCCGCCCTCCTCTACCCATCCGCGCGCCCCTGTGCTGGTCACCGGCTTCGAGCCTTTTGGCGGCGCGCTGCACAACCCCAGCCTGCAGATCGCGCAGGCGCTCGATGGCCGCCGTGTGGCGGGCCGGCGCGTGGTGGGCGCGGTGCTGCCCACGGTTTTTGGCACTGCGGCCAAGCAGTTGCTGGCGCTGGTGGAGCAACACCGGCCGGCGCTGGTGCTGTGCCTGGGCCAGGCCGGTGGCCGCGCGGCGATGTCTTTCGAGCGGGTGGCGATCAACTTGGACGACGCCGGCATCCCCGACAACGCCGGCGCGCAGCCCCGGGACCGGCCAGTGCTGCCGGGCGGCCCGGCTGCCTACTTCGCCACCGTGCCAGTGAAGGCCATGCATGCGGCGCTGTGCGCCGCCGGCCTGCCGGCCGAGCTGTCGAGCAGCGCCGGCAGCTTTGTCTGCAACCACGTGTTCTATGCGCTGCTGCATGCGCTGGCGGCACAGCCGGCCCGCGTGCCGGCGGGCTTCATCCACCTGCCCTGGCTACCGGAGCAAGGCACGCCAGCGCTGCCGCTGGCGGAGATGCTGCGCGGTGCGGAGCTGGCGATTGGCGCGGCGCTGGCCTAACGAGCCGCGTCGCCGAAGCGGTACTCGTGCGTGAGCACGTCGAGCTTTGCCTTCAGCGCGGGTTCGATCTTGTAGCTGGCCGCAGCCAATGTCTGGTCGAGCTGCTCGGGCCGGCTGGCGCCCAGCAGCGGCGCGGTGATCAGCGGGTTGGCCATCACCCAGGCCACGGCCAGTGTGGACAGCGGCACGCCGGCTTCTGCCGCCAGTTGCGACAACTGCTCCACCGTGGCGAAAGAGCGCTCGTTCCAGTAGCGCTCCTGGTAGCGGTCGGCTGCGGTGCCCAGCGTGAAGCGCGTGCCCTCGGTGGGCGCGCTGCCGGCGCGGTGCTTACCGGTCAGCAGGCCGCCGGCCAGCGGGTTGTAGGGGATCACGCCCAGGCCGGTTTCGGCCACCAGGGGCAGCAGCTCGCGCTCGATCTCGCGAAACAAGAGGCTGTAGCGCGGCTGGACGGAGACAAAGCTCGCCACCCGCAGCAACTCGGCCCGGCCCAGCGCCAGGGCCAGCCGGTAGGCCAGGAAGTTGGACACGCCGACATAGCGCGCGCGGCCCGAGCGCACGATGGTGTCGAGTGCCTCCAGCGTCTCGTCCAACGGCGTGGCCGGGTCGTCCATGTGCAGTTGGTACAGGTCCACGTAGTCGGTCTGCAGGCGGCGCAGCGAGGCGTCGATGGC
It encodes:
- a CDS encoding neutral zinc metallopeptidase, with amino-acid sequence MRWEGNEQSDNVEDRRDQGGGGGFGGGGGFPIGGRSVGVGTVVVALLAGWVFGINPLTVLGLLSGGSPAPQVQQQQGPAHAPPKNDQQAAFVSTVLRNTEVVWGQLFQAQGATYHPPRLVLFRGATPTACGTGQAAMGPFYCPGDKKVYIDLAFYDTLKNQLGAPGVFAQAYVIAHEVGHHVQDELGITAKVDGMRQRLSQTQNNAMSVRVELQADCFAGVWAYHSQESKHWLEPGDIEAAMNAAQKIGDDTLQRSAGRAVVPDSFTHGSSAQRQRWFGAGYQGGDMRVCDTFNAKNL
- the pcp gene encoding pyroglutamyl-peptidase I; the encoded protein is MPPSSTHPRAPVLVTGFEPFGGALHNPSLQIAQALDGRRVAGRRVVGAVLPTVFGTAAKQLLALVEQHRPALVLCLGQAGGRAAMSFERVAINLDDAGIPDNAGAQPRDRPVLPGGPAAYFATVPVKAMHAALCAAGLPAELSSSAGSFVCNHVFYALLHALAAQPARVPAGFIHLPWLPEQGTPALPLAEMLRGAELAIGAALA
- a CDS encoding aldo/keto reductase; translation: MSLPTTRLGRTGLVVSRLALGTMTFGLQTEEAVAQQILDKAAAGGINFLDTADVYPLGGALDTVGRTEEILGRWLRAAPGRRGQFVLATKAVGRVGPQNWNQGASRKHLLDAIDASLRRLQTDYVDLYQLHMDDPATPLDETLEALDTIVRSGRARYVGVSNFLAYRLALALGRAELLRVASFVSVQPRYSLLFREIERELLPLVAETGLGVIPYNPLAGGLLTGKHRAGSAPTEGTRFTLGTAADRYQERYWNERSFATVEQLSQLAAEAGVPLSTLAVAWVMANPLITAPLLGASRPEQLDQTLAAASYKIEPALKAKLDVLTHEYRFGDAAR
- a CDS encoding DEAD/DEAH box helicase; the protein is MTTSFSNLALAEPLARAVAEMGYESMTPIQAQAIPVVLEGRDVMGAAQTGTGKTAAFSLPLLQRLLKHENASASPARHPVRALVLLPTRELADQVAQQVKLYAKHTNLRSAVVFGGMDMKPQTAELKRGVEVLVATPGRLLDHIEAKNAVLNQVEYVVLDEADRMLDIGFLPDLQRILSYLPKTRTTLLFSATFSPEIKRLASSYLQDPVTIEVARSNATASTVEQHFFSVSDDDKRRALHQILRQRGIKQAFVFVNSKLGCARLARALEREGLKTTALHGDKSQDERLKALDAFKKGEVDLLVCTDVAARGLDIKDVPAVFNFDIPFNAEDYVHRIGRTGRAGASGLAVTFVGSGPNDARLAADIEKLIKTKFEIEPVEFDDDRPRGRINDGRRLYRGEGEAAEAQGGSRREVPPRESREPREQRPSVGEPRAVREQRYIRAPSAPRDPFFEQPYESNVREEAPVWEAAAKSAGPRVSANIKPKRKLAALFKAAQPVS